The stretch of DNA AAGCGTGCGTATATTCATACATAATAGATGCAATGAAAACTTGGCCTTATCAAGGCTCTACGGGCAGGAAGCAGTGCTGACCATGGAGAGTTTTAGCGTTGTCGAAAATCGCTGCAAACACGCCCTCGAAAAAAGCTCATTGTCATTTCGTGCAGTCTTGCTACCTTGATAACTATGACCATTGTCAGAAAGCCTAACCAGGAGCAGGGTTTCTTGAACGGGCAATTCCTGCTTGCCATGCCCGGCATGAGCGACGAGCGGTTCGCCCGATCAGTTATTTATATCTGTGCGCATTCCGATGAAGGTGCCATGGGCTTCATCATCAACCAGTTGCAGCCGGTCGGCTTTCCCGATCTTTTACGCCAAATTGGGCTGTTGGAGGATGAGGAGCTGATCTTGCTGCCTGAGCATGCGCAACAGATGATGGTACGCAATGGCGGCCCGGTCGACAGTACACGCGGATTTGTTCTCCATTCCGACGATTATATGGTTGATTCCACCATGCCGGTTTCCGAGGAAGTTTGCCTCACCGCAACGGTGGATATCCTGCGTGCCATTTATGGCGGCAAGGGGCCGACGCAGGCCCTGATGACGCTTGGCTATTCGAGCTGGGCACCAGGGCAATTGGAGGCGGAGCTGGTGGAAAACGGTTGGCTGACCTGCGATGCGCCGCTCGACATGCTTTTCGACAGCGATATTGAGGGTAAATATGCGCGTCTGATGGGGCATATGGGCATAGACATATCGCGGCTGGTCTCTGACGCTGGCCATGCGTGAGCTGAGAATAGGGCCGTAAGGCAGTAGGGAATCAAGGCAGCGTGTTTTCTTGCTAAGAAACTCGGCAAGATTATTTTCTTACTGCCTTAACTCAGGCCGCGGCTGCCTCCAGCTGCTCGCGAACCATGCGCGTTGCCTCGTCGCGGCTGGAGGGCTGGCCGAACATGAAGCTCTGCACGTATTCGCAGTCCATTTGGCGTAATTGCAGCACGTCGCTTTCACTCTCCACGCCTTCTGTTACCACTGCAAGACCCAGATCATGTGCCATGCTGATAATCGAGCGCAAAAGCGTTGCTTTTTGCGGCTGATGGCCTTTGAGGAACGAGCGATCAATCTTGATGAGATCGAACGGAAAGCGGGTCAGATAGGCAAGCGATGAATAGCCGGTGCCAAAATCATCGAGCGAAAGGCCGACACCCA from Brucella sp. BE17 encodes:
- a CDS encoding YqgE/AlgH family protein, which translates into the protein MTIVRKPNQEQGFLNGQFLLAMPGMSDERFARSVIYICAHSDEGAMGFIINQLQPVGFPDLLRQIGLLEDEELILLPEHAQQMMVRNGGPVDSTRGFVLHSDDYMVDSTMPVSEEVCLTATVDILRAIYGGKGPTQALMTLGYSSWAPGQLEAELVENGWLTCDAPLDMLFDSDIEGKYARLMGHMGIDISRLVSDAGHA